In one window of Maribacter sp. BPC-D8 DNA:
- a CDS encoding GNAT family N-acetyltransferase, producing MENVVIREIRKQDNPQVAKVIRQVLADLGVPKVGTAYEDPSLDQMFEHYEKSKATYFVAEANGSILGCAGVAQLDNYEGNVSELQKMYFLKEARGKGVGHKMITVCLERAKEYGFDACYLETMPNMEAAQKLYKKMGFEYIDDRMGDTGHYSCPVFMLKTF from the coding sequence ATGGAAAATGTCGTGATCCGCGAAATTAGAAAGCAAGATAATCCACAAGTAGCCAAAGTTATACGGCAAGTGTTGGCAGACTTAGGTGTGCCAAAAGTAGGTACGGCTTATGAAGATCCCTCATTAGATCAAATGTTCGAGCATTATGAGAAATCTAAGGCAACTTATTTTGTTGCGGAGGCTAATGGTTCTATTTTAGGTTGTGCAGGTGTTGCGCAGTTAGATAATTATGAAGGTAATGTGAGTGAGCTTCAGAAAATGTACTTTTTAAAAGAGGCCAGAGGTAAAGGTGTAGGTCATAAAATGATTACGGTTTGTTTAGAGCGTGCCAAAGAATACGGTTTTGATGCCTGCTATTTAGAGACCATGCCAAATATGGAGGCTGCACAAAAATTATATAAGAAAATGGGATTTGAATATATCGATGACAGAATGGGAGATACAGGTCATTATTCTTGTCCTGTTTTTATGCTTAAAACATTTTAA
- the ligA gene encoding NAD-dependent DNA ligase LigA has translation MKAKIEALRKELREHNHNYYVLDNPTISDYDFDMKLKELQELEAKHPEFYDASSPSLRVGGMITKNFATVVHEQRMYSLDNSYSKEDLEDWEKRIQRNLGDVPVAFTCELKYDGASISITYEKGKLVKAVTRGDGIQGDDVTNNIKTIKSVPLQLKGDYPDKFDIRGEIVLPFEGFIKMNEERVANGEDPYMNPRNTASGSLKLQDSSAVAERPLECLLYSIVGRNLNIDSQFHMLEKAREWGFKVPTVAKLCQTTDEVMTFVEEWDVKRHELPYETDGVVIKVNSLQNQEELGFTSKSPRWAMAYKFKAEQVFTTLNEISYQVGRTGAITPVANLEPVLLAGTTVKRASLHNADQIAKLDIRVGDTVFVEKGGEIIPKIIAVDLTKRPADSKPTEYIHQCPECGTELTRSEGDAKHYCPNEYGCPPQITGRIQHFISRKAMDIEGLGGETVELLFKEGLIDDYADLYKLTKEDVLPLERMAEKSAENLVKGVSESVQVPFERVLFALGIRFVGETVAKKLAKAYKNIDALKEATLEHLTSVDEIGERIAQSVIDFFANEKNIDAIERLRSYGVQLAISAEKLENQTDMLAGKTFVVSGVFEILSRDELKKKIEDNGGKVGSSISSKTSFLIAGDKMGPSKRTKAEKLEIPIISEQDFINMLA, from the coding sequence ATGAAGGCAAAAATAGAAGCACTAAGAAAAGAATTACGCGAGCATAATCATAATTACTATGTGTTGGATAACCCGACCATTTCTGATTATGATTTCGATATGAAATTGAAAGAATTGCAAGAGCTGGAGGCAAAGCATCCAGAATTCTATGATGCCAGTTCCCCTTCACTACGTGTGGGTGGCATGATTACCAAGAATTTTGCAACTGTAGTTCATGAGCAACGTATGTACTCTCTAGACAACTCTTATTCCAAGGAAGACTTAGAAGATTGGGAGAAACGTATACAGCGAAACCTAGGCGATGTGCCTGTTGCATTTACGTGCGAGTTAAAGTACGATGGTGCATCTATCAGCATAACCTATGAAAAAGGGAAGTTGGTAAAAGCAGTTACCCGTGGCGACGGAATACAAGGAGATGATGTTACCAATAATATCAAAACCATTAAATCGGTTCCGTTACAGCTAAAGGGAGATTACCCAGATAAGTTCGATATACGAGGAGAGATTGTTTTACCGTTCGAGGGATTTATAAAAATGAACGAAGAGCGAGTAGCAAATGGGGAAGACCCGTACATGAACCCAAGAAATACAGCATCTGGTAGTTTAAAGCTTCAAGATAGTAGTGCTGTTGCAGAAAGACCATTAGAGTGTCTGTTGTATAGCATTGTAGGTAGAAACCTGAATATAGACTCTCAGTTTCATATGTTAGAGAAAGCTCGTGAATGGGGCTTTAAAGTACCTACAGTGGCAAAGCTTTGCCAGACTACAGATGAAGTTATGACATTTGTAGAAGAATGGGATGTGAAACGTCACGAATTACCTTATGAAACTGATGGTGTAGTGATCAAAGTAAATAGTCTTCAGAATCAAGAAGAACTTGGGTTTACTTCAAAATCACCACGTTGGGCAATGGCGTATAAGTTTAAGGCGGAACAAGTCTTTACTACGCTAAATGAAATTTCGTATCAGGTTGGTCGAACAGGGGCTATAACTCCCGTAGCTAATTTAGAGCCCGTGTTATTGGCAGGTACAACAGTAAAAAGAGCTTCGTTGCACAATGCAGATCAAATAGCAAAATTAGATATTAGAGTTGGTGATACCGTATTTGTAGAAAAGGGAGGAGAAATCATTCCGAAGATTATAGCTGTCGACTTAACCAAAAGACCTGCAGATTCCAAACCTACGGAGTATATACATCAATGTCCCGAATGTGGAACAGAGTTGACCCGTTCAGAAGGTGATGCCAAACATTACTGTCCGAACGAATATGGTTGTCCGCCACAGATAACAGGTCGTATTCAGCATTTCATATCTAGAAAGGCGATGGATATTGAAGGCTTAGGTGGTGAGACCGTAGAATTACTATTTAAAGAAGGTTTGATAGATGATTATGCCGATTTGTATAAGTTGACAAAAGAAGATGTGTTGCCGTTGGAGCGAATGGCTGAGAAGTCCGCCGAGAATTTAGTCAAAGGTGTATCAGAATCGGTACAAGTACCTTTTGAGCGTGTACTATTTGCTTTAGGTATTCGTTTTGTAGGGGAGACGGTCGCTAAGAAATTGGCAAAAGCATATAAAAATATAGATGCTTTAAAAGAAGCTACCCTAGAGCACTTAACATCTGTAGATGAAATAGGAGAGCGTATAGCGCAGAGTGTTATTGACTTTTTTGCGAACGAGAAGAATATCGATGCTATAGAAAGATTACGTAGTTACGGCGTACAATTGGCAATATCTGCCGAGAAGTTAGAAAACCAGACCGATATGTTGGCGGGTAAAACCTTTGTAGTATCAGGTGTGTTTGAGATTCTAAGTAGAGATGAGCTTAAAAAGAAAATAGAAGATAACGGAGGTAAAGTAGGATCTTCTATATCATCAAAAACTAGTTTCTTGATAGCAGGTGATAAAATGGGACCAAGCAAGCGTACCAAGGCAGAGAAGCTAGAAATACCGATTATCAGTGAGCAAGATTTTATAAACATGTTAGCATAA
- the prmC gene encoding peptide chain release factor N(5)-glutamine methyltransferase: MLLREINNIYHSELDVIYGKEEVNSFFYLLIEHYFDLERFVLVIQPELVIDKEQETVIFQALSELKLEKPIQHIIGTAYFMDLDFKVNGYVLIPRPETEELVRWILDDHKNTAKALTILDMGTGSGCIPISLDKNLTDAKVFGLDISTDALKVAEENNGLHGANVKFFKADMLSLNTETSVKELDQKFDIIISNPPYVRELEKAEMQNNVIDHEPSLALFVPDEDPLKFYSSVVNFAAEHLNEKGCLYLEINQYLGKETKQLLEKSNFKTIELRKDMFGNDRMIKGIIK; this comes from the coding sequence GTGCTTTTAAGAGAAATCAACAATATATATCATTCAGAATTAGATGTTATCTATGGTAAAGAAGAAGTCAATAGTTTCTTCTATTTACTCATTGAGCATTATTTTGATTTAGAACGTTTTGTTTTGGTAATTCAGCCAGAGCTGGTTATTGATAAAGAACAGGAGACTGTTATATTTCAAGCCTTATCTGAATTAAAATTAGAGAAGCCTATTCAACATATTATCGGTACAGCATATTTTATGGACCTAGATTTTAAGGTCAATGGGTATGTATTAATTCCAAGGCCAGAAACCGAAGAGTTGGTTCGTTGGATTTTAGATGATCATAAGAATACAGCAAAAGCACTGACCATTTTAGATATGGGTACGGGTAGCGGTTGTATTCCTATTTCTTTGGATAAAAACCTGACGGATGCAAAAGTATTCGGATTAGATATTTCTACGGATGCTTTAAAAGTAGCTGAGGAAAATAACGGATTGCATGGTGCTAACGTAAAGTTTTTTAAAGCAGATATGCTGTCTTTGAATACGGAAACCTCAGTAAAAGAGTTAGATCAAAAATTTGATATCATTATTTCTAATCCGCCATATGTGCGAGAATTAGAAAAAGCAGAAATGCAAAATAATGTCATAGACCACGAACCTAGTTTGGCTCTTTTTGTACCAGACGAAGACCCATTAAAATTTTATAGTTCAGTAGTTAATTTTGCAGCTGAACACTTGAATGAAAAAGGTTGTTTGTATTTAGAGATCAATCAGTATTTGGGTAAAGAAACTAAGCAGTTATTAGAAAAATCTAATTTCAAGACTATTGAATTAAGAAAAGATATGTTTGGCAATGACCGCATGATAAAAGGAATAATAAAATGA
- a CDS encoding HAD family hydrolase: MIKNIIFDFGDIFINLDKQAPLLEMAKFGFTELTPELDTIFKNYEMGLMESDEFVNQLQAIFTNVTKDQIKDAWNSIILDFPEDRLKFIEKLKSDNQYRLFLLSNTNDLHIDKVKESMGLERFNRFKNCFEVFYLSQEMKMRKPNADIYEFVLNENELNANETFFLDDTKENTDAAAKLGIHCWNLQVGKEDVLETLSHI; encoded by the coding sequence ATGATTAAAAACATCATATTTGATTTTGGTGACATATTCATCAATCTAGATAAGCAAGCTCCATTATTAGAAATGGCAAAATTCGGATTCACTGAATTGACTCCTGAATTAGATACCATTTTCAAAAACTATGAAATGGGTTTAATGGAGTCCGATGAATTCGTGAATCAATTACAAGCTATTTTCACTAATGTTACCAAAGATCAAATTAAAGACGCATGGAATTCTATTATTTTAGATTTCCCTGAGGACAGACTTAAATTCATTGAAAAACTAAAAAGCGATAATCAGTACCGATTGTTCTTGTTAAGTAATACAAATGACTTGCACATAGACAAGGTAAAAGAATCAATGGGATTGGAACGTTTCAATAGATTCAAAAATTGCTTTGAGGTTTTCTACCTATCTCAAGAAATGAAAATGCGTAAACCTAATGCTGATATTTATGAGTTCGTCTTAAACGAAAATGAATTAAATGCAAATGAGACCTTCTTTTTAGATGATACTAAAGAAAATACTGATGCCGCCGCTAAACTAGGTATACATTGCTGGAATCTTCAAGTAGGTAAAGAAGATGTTCTAGAAACTTTAAGCCATATCTAA
- a CDS encoding helix-turn-helix domain-containing protein: MNIVFLLIAIFGFILTTVLLLKKNVNKLPQQFLASFYFIFSIYNLQTYIITDGLLTQFKWFYFWPLLIYSVISVPVYFYFKTVMDDKFTWKWQYILLFIPFLLSVIDVAIVFSKPASYYNQIVEDAITFPKERFNAQYGLLSLNEHYSLRHLWQLIYLLSLLPLLRRFLDINPNDKLKVILNRWLLLFYTSLTLMAFITLFFGIERMLGINTLNVSNTSLYSLQIILFLVLLLISIAPLYFPSILYGFPKNQLLVSSSISNDKNSKIQMYGLDNQELNNSLTAIEQQEAFLKQGFNLKACAELLHVPPYHAAYFFYETKGISFTSYRNKIRVEKAKQLIDSGFLESNDLYTLISACGFNSKSDFERTFERLTTTSYNVYQLR, encoded by the coding sequence ATGAACATTGTTTTTCTGTTAATTGCAATCTTCGGATTTATTTTAACTACTGTACTACTTCTAAAGAAAAATGTAAATAAATTACCTCAGCAATTTCTTGCTTCTTTTTATTTTATTTTTTCCATCTACAACCTTCAAACCTACATTATTACTGATGGATTGTTGACTCAATTTAAATGGTTTTACTTTTGGCCACTCTTAATCTATAGCGTAATAAGCGTACCTGTATATTTCTATTTTAAAACAGTTATGGACGATAAGTTTACGTGGAAATGGCAATACATTTTACTATTTATTCCCTTTCTACTAAGCGTCATAGATGTTGCCATTGTTTTTTCTAAACCAGCATCCTATTATAATCAGATTGTAGAAGATGCTATTACTTTCCCGAAAGAGCGATTTAATGCACAATACGGTCTACTAAGCCTAAATGAACACTATAGCTTACGTCATTTATGGCAATTAATATACCTACTATCTCTACTACCGTTGTTAAGACGATTTTTAGATATAAACCCAAATGATAAACTAAAGGTTATTCTTAATAGATGGCTGCTTTTGTTTTATACGTCATTAACCCTAATGGCTTTTATTACCCTATTTTTTGGTATTGAGCGAATGTTAGGTATCAATACTTTAAATGTATCTAACACAAGTTTATATAGTTTACAGATTATATTATTTCTAGTTTTGTTATTAATAAGCATAGCTCCCTTATACTTCCCTTCTATTCTCTACGGATTTCCAAAAAATCAATTGTTGGTTTCATCATCTATTTCAAATGATAAAAATTCAAAAATACAGATGTACGGATTAGATAATCAGGAACTAAATAATTCACTAACAGCTATCGAACAACAGGAAGCATTTCTAAAACAAGGTTTCAATCTAAAAGCGTGTGCAGAGCTTTTACATGTGCCGCCATATCATGCCGCCTATTTTTTCTATGAGACGAAAGGCATCAGTTTTACTTCTTATAGAAACAAAATTAGAGTAGAAAAAGCTAAGCAGCTGATTGATTCAGGATTTCTAGAATCGAACGATCTATATACTCTTATTTCCGCATGCGGATTCAATAGTAAAAGTGATTTCGAGAGAACTTTTGAAAGATTGACAACTACTAGTTACAATGTATATCAATTAAGGTAA
- a CDS encoding DMT family transporter produces the protein MIYLAFSILFSSLIFVIFKLYAKYQVQTIYAIITNYFIACTVGIIYYNEPINLAEIPQKSWFWGSIALGLLFILIFNLMAATSQKLGVSVASVATKMSLTIPVLFGVFFHKETLSILEVIGILLALLAVYFTSLKKQKVKAEKWAFALPVLVFLGSGTIDTSIKYFQDAHMPEEEYALFSATVFLSAGIFGLFFIAFKSTQQRLKVNFKNIIGGICLGVPNYFSIFFLLKALQHPTWNSASVFTINNVAIVMFSTLLGIILFRERLTVKNWFGIGLAIFSIVLVAFGQQLTTFI, from the coding sequence ATGATATATTTAGCGTTTAGCATTCTATTTTCAAGCTTAATTTTTGTCATTTTTAAATTGTATGCCAAATATCAAGTTCAAACGATATATGCCATAATTACCAATTATTTTATTGCTTGCACCGTAGGTATCATCTATTATAATGAACCGATAAACCTTGCTGAAATACCACAAAAAAGTTGGTTTTGGGGAAGTATCGCCTTAGGTCTTCTATTCATACTAATATTTAACTTGATGGCTGCGACTTCTCAGAAACTCGGAGTATCTGTTGCCTCGGTTGCCACAAAAATGTCACTTACCATTCCGGTTTTATTCGGAGTTTTCTTCCACAAAGAGACACTCAGTATATTAGAAGTTATAGGTATTCTCTTAGCCCTACTAGCCGTTTATTTTACCTCATTAAAAAAGCAAAAAGTGAAAGCTGAAAAATGGGCTTTCGCATTACCTGTTTTGGTTTTTCTTGGTTCGGGAACTATAGATACCAGTATAAAATACTTTCAAGATGCGCATATGCCCGAAGAAGAATATGCCTTATTCTCTGCAACAGTCTTTTTATCTGCAGGGATTTTCGGATTATTTTTCATCGCATTCAAATCTACCCAACAGCGACTAAAAGTAAATTTCAAAAACATTATTGGCGGTATTTGTTTAGGTGTACCTAATTACTTCTCTATCTTTTTTTTACTTAAAGCGTTACAACACCCAACATGGAACAGTGCTTCTGTTTTCACTATTAACAATGTAGCTATTGTAATGTTCTCTACGCTATTGGGTATTATACTGTTTAGAGAGCGCCTAACGGTCAAAAATTGGTTCGGAATAGGATTAGCTATATTTAGCATTGTTCTGGTCGCATTTGGTCAGCAACTAACTACTTTCATTTAA
- a CDS encoding fumarylacetoacetate hydrolase family protein: MKIIGIGKNYVVDKSEIDGLKNDVQLIFTKPDSTLVTDSKDVAFPAITNQLIYEVELVVKIGKTAKNVSLEEANSYISEIGIGIDYTAKDVLTASREKKGPWALAKGFDGASPIAGFKPVSDFPELDNINFDLVINGEKKQVGNTGYIIYNFAEIISFVSTFMTLNPGDMIFTGTPAVGAGEIFKGDHLQASIEGELLLDFKMV; the protein is encoded by the coding sequence ATGAAAATTATAGGCATAGGAAAGAATTACGTAGTTGATAAATCTGAAATAGATGGATTAAAGAATGATGTACAACTCATTTTCACAAAGCCCGATTCTACCCTAGTTACAGATAGTAAAGATGTCGCATTCCCTGCTATTACCAACCAGCTAATCTATGAAGTTGAATTAGTAGTTAAAATTGGTAAGACTGCTAAAAATGTCTCTTTAGAAGAGGCAAACTCATACATTTCTGAAATAGGTATCGGTATTGACTATACTGCAAAAGATGTACTTACAGCGAGTAGAGAGAAAAAAGGTCCGTGGGCTTTGGCGAAAGGTTTCGATGGCGCTTCGCCTATTGCAGGTTTTAAACCGGTAAGCGATTTTCCTGAATTAGATAATATCAATTTTGATTTAGTAATCAACGGAGAAAAGAAACAAGTAGGTAACACAGGTTATATCATTTATAACTTTGCTGAAATCATCAGCTTTGTTTCTACATTCATGACCTTGAACCCTGGTGACATGATTTTTACAGGTACACCAGCAGTGGGTGCAGGTGAGATATTTAAAGGTGATCATTTACAGGCTTCTATTGAAGGAGAATTATTATTAGATTTTAAAATGGTATAA
- a CDS encoding TIGR00730 family Rossman fold protein, producing the protein MKSIVVFCGSSEGVDSVYGSKAYELGETFAKKTIQLVYGGAKIGIMGKVAEGVLGNGGKVVGVIPVFLRKKEVVHEGLTELIVTQNMHERKLKMHDLSDGILMLPGGFGTLEEFFEMLTWSQLGLHQYPIGILNTNGFYDSLLKMMHDMVSEGFVKQEHINTILVDDDIDSLLEKMENYIPLPTPKWINKEQL; encoded by the coding sequence ATGAAAAGTATAGTAGTGTTTTGCGGTAGTAGTGAAGGTGTCGATTCTGTATATGGGTCGAAGGCATATGAATTGGGAGAGACTTTCGCAAAGAAAACTATTCAGCTGGTGTATGGCGGAGCCAAAATAGGCATCATGGGTAAAGTAGCTGAAGGAGTATTGGGCAATGGCGGAAAGGTAGTCGGTGTCATTCCTGTATTTCTGAGAAAGAAAGAAGTGGTTCATGAAGGGTTAACAGAATTAATCGTTACCCAAAATATGCATGAACGTAAATTGAAAATGCATGACCTATCTGACGGAATACTAATGCTACCTGGCGGATTTGGGACACTAGAAGAATTTTTTGAAATGTTGACTTGGTCACAATTGGGGCTACATCAATATCCGATAGGAATATTAAATACAAACGGCTTTTACGATTCTCTTTTAAAGATGATGCACGACATGGTCAGCGAAGGATTTGTAAAACAAGAACATATAAATACTATTTTGGTAGATGATGATATAGATTCGTTGTTAGAGAAAATGGAAAATTACATTCCGTTACCAACACCAAAATGGATTAATAAAGAGCAGCTTTAA
- a CDS encoding IMPACT family protein — protein MDAYKTISKPSEPIMFKERKSKFYGYCFPVTDEDTIKEHIEALKKEYPTANHVCYAWQMGIETKSYRANDDGEPNNSAGMPIYGQLQSFDVTNTLVAVVRIFGGTKLGVGGLISAYKEAAKLALENSKIVTRVLQQQLSVTFEYSEMDIVMRLVKKHQLNIVSQDLHLKCKMILSINKSDFKETMKLLKAHHKLEIKEIE, from the coding sequence ATGGACGCTTATAAAACAATCTCTAAACCATCTGAACCTATTATGTTCAAAGAGCGAAAGAGTAAGTTTTACGGCTATTGCTTTCCGGTTACTGATGAAGACACCATAAAAGAACATATAGAAGCACTTAAAAAAGAATATCCCACAGCTAACCACGTATGTTACGCTTGGCAAATGGGTATTGAAACAAAATCTTATCGCGCAAATGACGATGGCGAACCAAACAACTCTGCCGGTATGCCCATTTACGGTCAGTTGCAGTCTTTTGATGTTACGAATACCTTAGTTGCGGTTGTTCGTATTTTCGGTGGAACTAAATTAGGTGTCGGCGGATTAATTAGTGCTTACAAAGAAGCCGCAAAGTTAGCTTTAGAAAATTCTAAAATAGTTACCAGAGTTTTACAACAACAACTTTCGGTAACTTTTGAGTATTCAGAAATGGACATTGTAATGCGCTTGGTAAAAAAACACCAACTGAATATTGTATCTCAAGATTTACATCTTAAATGTAAAATGATTCTGTCTATCAATAAAAGTGATTTCAAAGAGACCATGAAACTTTTAAAGGCACATCACAAATTAGAAATTAAAGAAATCGAATAG
- a CDS encoding cation:proton antiporter, translating to MDVFTIISVLVFLSAIFGYINARFLKLPNSIGLMLITILFTLVVFLIGYIDDTLINAERYIITQIDFKAVLLDIMLSFLLFAGALHTNFEQLKVQRWPILVFSTLGVLVSTFLVGTSMYYLLQLIGMNISFIYCLLFGSLISPTDPIAVLGILKKAGAPKQLETKIVGESLFNDGVGVVVFLTIFQLASATEVAVSPLDILELFGVEVIGGLALGLALGWGTWKLMKSIDDYDIEVIITLATVMVGTLIAQKFHLSAPLAMVAAGLVVGNDTVRNSAMSETTETYVDKFWELLDILLNTLLFVLIGMEMLVLSFKTEYVIAGLLAIPLVLICRYLSLLLPIKFFEKKLDFVPRTNLVMTWGGLRGGISIALALGLSDEMHRDAFLVITYIVVVFSIIGQGLTVEKLIKRVVK from the coding sequence ATGGACGTTTTTACAATAATTTCAGTATTAGTATTTCTATCGGCAATTTTCGGCTATATAAATGCGCGTTTTCTAAAACTACCTAATAGTATTGGCTTAATGCTGATTACAATACTATTTACTTTGGTCGTTTTTTTAATAGGCTATATTGATGACACCTTAATTAATGCAGAACGATACATCATTACCCAAATAGATTTTAAAGCTGTACTGCTAGATATTATGTTGAGCTTTCTGTTGTTCGCAGGGGCACTTCATACCAATTTTGAACAATTAAAAGTACAACGTTGGCCTATATTGGTGTTCTCTACCTTAGGTGTGTTGGTGTCAACTTTCTTAGTAGGTACGAGCATGTATTATTTATTACAATTGATAGGAATGAATATCTCTTTTATCTATTGTCTACTGTTCGGTTCATTAATCTCACCTACAGATCCAATTGCAGTATTAGGAATATTGAAGAAGGCAGGAGCACCAAAGCAATTAGAGACTAAAATTGTGGGCGAATCATTGTTTAATGACGGGGTAGGAGTAGTTGTTTTCTTAACCATTTTTCAACTGGCATCTGCCACTGAAGTAGCTGTTAGTCCGTTAGATATCTTAGAACTTTTCGGAGTTGAGGTCATTGGTGGGTTGGCATTAGGTCTAGCCTTAGGTTGGGGAACATGGAAACTTATGAAATCTATAGATGATTATGATATAGAAGTAATCATCACCTTAGCTACCGTTATGGTAGGTACATTGATAGCACAGAAATTCCATTTATCTGCTCCATTGGCAATGGTTGCAGCAGGTTTGGTAGTAGGTAATGATACGGTACGTAATTCTGCTATGTCAGAAACTACAGAAACCTATGTAGATAAATTTTGGGAGTTATTAGATATTCTTTTGAACACACTTCTATTTGTTTTAATTGGGATGGAAATGCTCGTATTATCCTTTAAAACAGAATACGTAATTGCCGGATTACTGGCAATTCCACTTGTGCTTATTTGTCGCTATTTGTCACTATTACTACCTATTAAATTCTTTGAAAAGAAATTAGACTTTGTACCTAGAACTAATTTGGTGATGACCTGGGGCGGATTGCGTGGTGGTATATCTATAGCATTAGCATTAGGTTTATCTGATGAAATGCATAGAGATGCATTTTTGGTCATAACATACATAGTAGTGGTATTCTCTATTATAGGGCAAGGCTTAACAGTAGAGAAGCTTATTAAAAGAGTTGTAAAATGA
- a CDS encoding acyl-CoA thioesterase — protein sequence MRTNEISFRIRYSETDQMGVVYHGNYAQYLELARVEWLRSLGISYKSMEAGGIMLPVISLSIKYLKSALYDDLITVKVILKKKPAVRIEFDYEITNEAGELLATANTVLVFMDMKRKRPTRCPQLLLDKLDY from the coding sequence ATGCGTACAAACGAAATTTCTTTTCGAATTAGATATAGTGAAACCGACCAGATGGGCGTTGTCTATCATGGCAACTATGCTCAATACTTAGAATTGGCAAGAGTTGAATGGTTAAGGTCGCTAGGTATTTCTTACAAAAGCATGGAGGCTGGCGGAATTATGCTTCCTGTGATTAGTTTATCAATAAAATATTTAAAGTCAGCTTTGTATGATGATTTAATAACTGTTAAAGTTATTTTGAAGAAAAAACCTGCTGTTCGAATAGAATTTGACTATGAAATTACGAATGAGGCGGGAGAATTATTGGCAACGGCTAATACAGTTTTAGTTTTTATGGATATGAAGCGCAAAAGACCTACTAGATGTCCGCAATTACTTTTAGATAAATTAGACTATTAG
- the ribD gene encoding bifunctional diaminohydroxyphosphoribosylaminopyrimidine deaminase/5-amino-6-(5-phosphoribosylamino)uracil reductase RibD, translating to MPLHRDALSADETFMLRCLQIAKNGLGTTAPNPMVGAVIVHNGKIIGEGFTSAYGGSHAEVNAINSVSDVSLLKSSTIYVTLEPCSHYGKTPPCADLIVKMGIPKVVIGLKDPHEKVAGNGIKKLEAAGCIVQVGILQKECKEHHKRFLTFFTKKRPYLILKWAETADGFIAPEPLKRGEEKKPYWITNTKSRQLVHKWRSEEAGILVGTNTVLADNPQLNLRDWAGKAPTRIVLDRSLKISRDYHVLDGKQKTIICTEITDNNSHLEGVTYKIINFNSDVPQQLCNIMHEEQIQSVIIEGGSQTLQSFIDANLWDEARIFKGATNFTKGIAAPKIKRRTQQQVQILTDQLTVLRND from the coding sequence ATGCCGTTACACAGAGATGCGCTTTCTGCAGATGAAACATTTATGCTTCGTTGTTTACAGATAGCAAAGAACGGATTAGGTACTACCGCGCCCAACCCAATGGTTGGTGCCGTAATTGTGCATAATGGTAAAATTATAGGCGAAGGATTTACTAGTGCCTATGGTGGCTCTCACGCTGAGGTAAACGCTATTAACTCTGTTTCTGATGTTTCCCTTTTAAAATCATCTACCATTTATGTAACCCTAGAACCTTGTTCTCATTACGGTAAAACTCCGCCTTGTGCAGATTTGATTGTTAAAATGGGAATACCCAAGGTTGTCATCGGATTGAAAGATCCACATGAAAAGGTAGCTGGTAACGGAATCAAAAAATTAGAAGCTGCAGGATGCATTGTTCAAGTAGGTATTCTGCAAAAAGAATGTAAAGAACATCATAAACGCTTTCTCACCTTTTTCACTAAAAAAAGACCATATCTAATTTTAAAATGGGCAGAAACAGCTGACGGATTTATTGCTCCCGAACCTTTGAAACGAGGAGAAGAAAAGAAGCCTTATTGGATCACTAATACCAAATCGCGACAGTTAGTACATAAATGGCGCAGTGAAGAGGCTGGTATTTTAGTAGGTACAAATACGGTCTTAGCTGACAATCCGCAATTAAACCTAAGAGATTGGGCAGGCAAAGCACCTACACGAATCGTTTTAGATAGAAGCCTAAAGATCTCTAGAGATTATCACGTTCTTGACGGAAAACAAAAGACCATTATCTGCACCGAAATAACAGATAACAACTCCCATTTAGAAGGAGTAACTTATAAAATCATCAATTTTAATTCTGATGTACCGCAACAGCTATGTAATATAATGCATGAAGAGCAGATACAAAGTGTCATAATTGAAGGCGGCTCACAAACACTGCAAAGTTTTATTGATGCTAACCTGTGGGATGAAGCTCGAATTTTTAAAGGAGCAACCAACTTCACAAAAGGTATCGCTGCACCAAAAATTAAAAGACGCACCCAACAACAAGTTCAAATTTTAACCGACCAACTAACCGTATTACGAAATGATTAA